The genomic interval GAGCGGGACGCGATCGCGGCGATCAAGGGACAAACCGATTCGCCGATTCATCCGGGCGAAATCATCGTCTTGATCGGTCGCGGGCCGCTGGGATGCGGCATGGAGGAGACGTATCAAATCACGTCCGCGCTCAAATACCTGTCTTTTGGCAAGGAGATCGCGTTGCTGACCGACGCGAGATTTTCTGGTGTCAGCACGGGCGCTTGCATCGGTCATATCGGTCCAGAAGCTTTGGCCGGGGGGCCGATTGCCAAAGTTCGCGACGGCGACTGGATCGAGATCAGCGTCGATCGCCGCACGCTCGACGGCCAAGTCGACTTGATCGAGTCGTCCGACGGCCAGCCTGCTGAAACGCTCTTGCGGGACCGTACGCCCCATCCGGACTTGGCAGTGGAAGCTGAAATGCCCGAAGACACCCGGTTGTGGGCGGCTTTGCAACGCGTCGGCGGCGGGACCTGGGGGGGCTGCGTTTACGATGTCGACGAAATCATCGCCACACTGGAAGCGGGGATCAAAGCTCGCGGCGGCTTGTGAGGCGGCGGCAAACGTCCGTGATGAAACCCGTGCTCCTGCGTCTTACGATTCGCCCCTTGTGATTCAGCCCTTGCGATTCAGCCGATCAAGGGCATAATCGGATCAAAATTCACTGCCCGTTCTACCATTCTCAGGAAGCTCAACCATGGCTTTGGTTCCACTTCGCGTTGTCCTCGATCACGCGGCCGAAAACAACTACGGCGTTGCCGCGTTCAACGTCAACAACATGGAACAGATTCAGTCGATCATGGAGGCTGCCGAAGAGACCGATTCGCCGGTCATCATTCAAGCCTCGCGTGGTGCCCGCGCCTACTCGCAAGACGCCTACCTGCGTCACCTGATGCTGGCCGCGGTTGAACTGTACCCGCACATTCCGATCGTCATGCACCAAGACCACGGCAATAGCCCAGAGACTTGCTTGTCCGCGATCGAAAACGGATTCACCAGCGTGATGATGGACGGTTCGCTGATGGAAGACGGCAAGACACCTGCCGACTACGAATACAACGTCAAAGTCACCGCCGAAGTCGTCAAGATGGCACACGCCCGCGGCGTCAGTGTCGAAGGCGAATTGGGATGCCTTGGCTCCTTGGAAAGCGGTGAAGGCGAACAAGAGGACGGTCATGGTGCGGTCGGCGAGCTGACCCGCGATCAATTGCTGACCGATCCGGATGAAGCCGCACGGTTCGTCGAAGAAACCGGTTGCGATGCTCTGGCCGTCGCCATCGGCACCAGTCACGGTGCGTACAAGTTCACCAAGAAACCGACCGGCGAAGTTCTGGCGATGACCCGCATCGAAGAAATTCACGCCAAGTTGCCCAACACGCACCTCGTCATGCACGGCAGCAGCTCGGTTCCTCAGGAATTGCAAGACATCATCAACAAGTACGGTGGTGAGATGAAGCAAACCTATGGCGTGCCGGTCGAAGAAATCCAACGTGGTATCAAAAGCGGCGTTCGCAAGATCAACGTCGATACCGATTGCCGCATGGCGATCACCGGTGCGATCCGCAAGGTGCTGATGGAAGACAAATCGGCCTTCGATCCACGCGCCTATCTGAAACCCGCCCGCGCCGCAATGAAAGAAGTCTGCGTCGCCCGCATGACCGCGTTCGGCCAAGCCGGCAATGCCGCCAAGCTGCGTGCCAGCCTCGGCGTGACCGCCTGATCGGCACCCGCAAGCTGAGAAAACAATTCACCGAGGTCGGCAACCACGCCGGCCTCGGTTTTTTTGTGCCCATGCTCAAGAGTCGGTACAATAAAAACTTGTCGTGCAGATGTTCAAGCATTGATTGACCAACGCACCCGTAATGGGATTCGCCAGAATCCCCCCCCCACACGATTTCTGGCGAAACCCACGCACCCCCGATCGATCATGCGTTCCCAGCCCGGATGATTCACGCGACTTACTATTAACCTCGGAACAAGTTTGCACGAAATGGTTTGTGTGGATTGGTGCGAAAGCAGTCTGCGCAAATCAGCCGCCACGCGATAGCGTCCGGTTCTCATGCCCGTAATCAGGAACCGGACGCTATCGCGTGGCGGCTGATAAACAGCTTGGACACCGGCGATTACGCACCTTCCGAAAGGCCGATGATGTTTATCAAGATAGCGATCAACCTGTTCACTTGCGGCGTCTTGATCTCGTGCACCGCATGCGCCCCTGCTCAGACTAGTAGCTCGACCAGCACCTCAACGGACAAGCCTGAAACCAAAGTGGCAACCTTTGCCGGAGGATGCTTTTGGTGCATGGAGCCCGCCTTTGACAAAATGCCCGGTGTGATCTCGACGACCTCGGGCTACACCGGCGGTCGCACAAAGAACCCGACTTATGAACAAGTCAAAACGGGACGGACGGGGCACATCGAATCGATGAAGATCCAGTACAACCCAGCCGAGGTCACCTACGAACAACTGCTGACTTTGTTCTGGCACAACATCGATCCCACGCAAGCCGACGGCCAGTTTTGCGACGAAGGCAACCAGTACCGCTCGATGATCTTTTATCACGACGATGAGCAAAAGAAACTCGCGTTGGCCAGCAAGTCCACCGTGGAGCAGGAGCTCGGGCAGCGAGTCCATACCGAGATCGAAAAGGCGGCGACCTTTTACGATGCGGAAGACTATCATCAAGACTATTACGTCAAGAATCCCACCAAGTACAAGTTCTACCGCTGGAAATGCGGTCGAGATCAACAACTGCAATCTGTTTGGAAAGACAAAGCCGGTAAGCCATGAAACATCACACCTTCTGTTCGGCACTGTTCTGCATCGCGATTGTCGCCGCTGCGTGGAGTGCAACGCCAAGTACCGCCGCTGAAAACCCGTTCGGCGAAAACGTCAAGACTGTGCTCTTCCTGGGTGACTCGAACACCTACTCTGGGCATTACATCACGGTGTTGGAAGCTCAACTGCGAGCGGAGGGATATGAAAACCTGCCGACCATCATCAACTTGGGTTTGTCCAGCGAGACCACCAGCGGTTTGACGGAACCGGGGCACCCCTTTCCCCGCCCCTGTGTCC from Stieleria varia carries:
- the fba gene encoding class II fructose-bisphosphate aldolase (catalyzes the reversible aldol condensation of dihydroxyacetonephosphate and glyceraldehyde 3-phosphate in the Calvin cycle, glycolysis, and/or gluconeogenesis) — protein: MALVPLRVVLDHAAENNYGVAAFNVNNMEQIQSIMEAAEETDSPVIIQASRGARAYSQDAYLRHLMLAAVELYPHIPIVMHQDHGNSPETCLSAIENGFTSVMMDGSLMEDGKTPADYEYNVKVTAEVVKMAHARGVSVEGELGCLGSLESGEGEQEDGHGAVGELTRDQLLTDPDEAARFVEETGCDALAVAIGTSHGAYKFTKKPTGEVLAMTRIEEIHAKLPNTHLVMHGSSSVPQELQDIINKYGGEMKQTYGVPVEEIQRGIKSGVRKINVDTDCRMAITGAIRKVLMEDKSAFDPRAYLKPARAAMKEVCVARMTAFGQAGNAAKLRASLGVTA
- the msrA gene encoding peptide-methionine (S)-S-oxide reductase MsrA, coding for MFIKIAINLFTCGVLISCTACAPAQTSSSTSTSTDKPETKVATFAGGCFWCMEPAFDKMPGVISTTSGYTGGRTKNPTYEQVKTGRTGHIESMKIQYNPAEVTYEQLLTLFWHNIDPTQADGQFCDEGNQYRSMIFYHDDEQKKLALASKSTVEQELGQRVHTEIEKAATFYDAEDYHQDYYVKNPTKYKFYRWKCGRDQQLQSVWKDKAGKP